The Diorhabda sublineata isolate icDioSubl1.1 chromosome 6, icDioSubl1.1, whole genome shotgun sequence genome includes a window with the following:
- the LOC130445767 gene encoding uncharacterized protein LOC130445767 isoform X1 produces MGNKLCKKKSQDAVDNTNKSTSQFDRIINRLHIRPNSWKSDPQLNQKQVKRIEKNPNQKPNNVITSKLISKSSDWTEVDLQVPDKEDHVHLPNPKLNLIFNNEKGTPTPPPRKHKKNLREKLEAVAKTGLQAFQSKKQVENVPKQQVEVEEPVFVKKTINYKCPICDADESSHNRDHHHHHVHNHTIDNDKSKSGMNNKLNNISDNRGSLKRKKNLSVTSLPNYDELKLTVAEFDDSDKGISVLKPGKDMHPSEISLPIDHKKTPAGSTGKLDTYITRCRSFGSIFPQKLKKLRPRKTPTDIESDDSFGGLEDWDLGLIEHYNPKDASLPRPRKLPRNDDALLADIESMIVTEEEIEKETPKPKPRKTESLVKKINREASEEAHKRSTEFLTATNATAETITPPPSPIPEPLRKTPAKLPAEKDDKVEHSNLIKILEKFSMENKQNKNKNENNLPKNSSSNESSLTPSLVEFEKNLANSVEDCIKAENINKNIDDKNLNNNEKKIVKEIIT; encoded by the exons ATTCGGCCTAATTCATGGAAATCCGATCCGCAGTTGAACCAGAAACAAGTCAAAAG aATCGAGAAGAATCCAAATCAAAAACCAAACAATGTGATAACCTCGAAACTAATTTCGAAATCATCCGATTGGACTGAAGTAGATCTTCAAGTACCTGACAAAGAAGATCATGTTCACCTTCCGAATCCGAAacttaatttaatattcaataacgAAAAAGGAACCCCCACGCCGCCTcctagaaaacataaaaaaaatttacgagaAAAACTTGAAGCCGTGGCAAAAACGGGATTACAGGCGTTCCAGTCAAAAAAACAG gttGAGAATGTACCCAAACAACAAGTCGAAGTTGAAGAGCcagtttttgttaaaaagacTATAAACTACAAGTGCCCAATTTGTGATGCAGACGAATCATCTCATAATCGcgatcatcatcatcatcacgTCCATAATCATACCATTGATAACGACAAAAGCAAGAGTGGAATGAATAACAAACTAAATAACATCAGTGATAATAGAGGAAGtttgaaaaggaagaaaaacttATCAGTTACTTCACTTCCAAATTATGACGAATTGAAGTTAACTGTGGCAGAATTTGACGATAGTGATAAAG gaATATCTGTACTAAAGCCCGGAAAAGATATGCATCCCTCAGAAATTTCGTTACCAATTGATCACAAGAAAACGCCAGCTGGTTCTACAGGAAAATTGGATACGTATATAACTCGTTGTCGAAGTTTTGGATcaatttttcctcaaaaattaaaaaaattacgaccTCGAAAAACACCGACCGACATCGAAAGCGATGACTCTTTTGGCGGTTTGGAAGATTGGGATTTGGGTTTAATTGAACATTATAATCCAAAAGATGCAAGTTTACCGAGACCCAGGAAACTTCCGAGAAACGATGATGCGTTGTTAGCAGACATAGAGAGTATGATAGTaacagaagaagaaatagaaaaagaaacgCCCAAGCCGAAGCCACGGAAAACAGAGTCTTTGGTGAAGAAAATTAATAGAGAAGCATCAGAAGAGGCCCATAAAAGATCTACTGAGTTTCTTACTGCTACAAATGCGACTGCTGAAACTATCACACCCCCTCCTTCTCCTATACCAGAGCCTTTACGAAAAACTCCCGCTAAGTTACCGGCCGAAAAAGACGATAAGGTAGAgcattcaaatttaataaaaattttagagaaGTTTAGTatggaaaataaacaaaataaaaataagaacgAAAATAATTTACCAAAGAATAGCAGCAGTAATGAATCTTCTCTGACACCTTCGTTagtggaatttgaaaaaaacttggCCAATTCTGTTGAAGACTGCATCAAAGcggaaaatataaacaaaaatattgatgataagAACTTGAATAATAACGAGAAGAAAATTGTTAAGGAAATTATAACTTGA
- the LOC130445767 gene encoding uncharacterized protein LOC130445767 isoform X2, which translates to MDASQNNTVKSEIRPNSWKSDPQLNQKQVKRIEKNPNQKPNNVITSKLISKSSDWTEVDLQVPDKEDHVHLPNPKLNLIFNNEKGTPTPPPRKHKKNLREKLEAVAKTGLQAFQSKKQVENVPKQQVEVEEPVFVKKTINYKCPICDADESSHNRDHHHHHVHNHTIDNDKSKSGMNNKLNNISDNRGSLKRKKNLSVTSLPNYDELKLTVAEFDDSDKGISVLKPGKDMHPSEISLPIDHKKTPAGSTGKLDTYITRCRSFGSIFPQKLKKLRPRKTPTDIESDDSFGGLEDWDLGLIEHYNPKDASLPRPRKLPRNDDALLADIESMIVTEEEIEKETPKPKPRKTESLVKKINREASEEAHKRSTEFLTATNATAETITPPPSPIPEPLRKTPAKLPAEKDDKVEHSNLIKILEKFSMENKQNKNKNENNLPKNSSSNESSLTPSLVEFEKNLANSVEDCIKAENINKNIDDKNLNNNEKKIVKEIIT; encoded by the exons ATTCGGCCTAATTCATGGAAATCCGATCCGCAGTTGAACCAGAAACAAGTCAAAAG aATCGAGAAGAATCCAAATCAAAAACCAAACAATGTGATAACCTCGAAACTAATTTCGAAATCATCCGATTGGACTGAAGTAGATCTTCAAGTACCTGACAAAGAAGATCATGTTCACCTTCCGAATCCGAAacttaatttaatattcaataacgAAAAAGGAACCCCCACGCCGCCTcctagaaaacataaaaaaaatttacgagaAAAACTTGAAGCCGTGGCAAAAACGGGATTACAGGCGTTCCAGTCAAAAAAACAG gttGAGAATGTACCCAAACAACAAGTCGAAGTTGAAGAGCcagtttttgttaaaaagacTATAAACTACAAGTGCCCAATTTGTGATGCAGACGAATCATCTCATAATCGcgatcatcatcatcatcacgTCCATAATCATACCATTGATAACGACAAAAGCAAGAGTGGAATGAATAACAAACTAAATAACATCAGTGATAATAGAGGAAGtttgaaaaggaagaaaaacttATCAGTTACTTCACTTCCAAATTATGACGAATTGAAGTTAACTGTGGCAGAATTTGACGATAGTGATAAAG gaATATCTGTACTAAAGCCCGGAAAAGATATGCATCCCTCAGAAATTTCGTTACCAATTGATCACAAGAAAACGCCAGCTGGTTCTACAGGAAAATTGGATACGTATATAACTCGTTGTCGAAGTTTTGGATcaatttttcctcaaaaattaaaaaaattacgaccTCGAAAAACACCGACCGACATCGAAAGCGATGACTCTTTTGGCGGTTTGGAAGATTGGGATTTGGGTTTAATTGAACATTATAATCCAAAAGATGCAAGTTTACCGAGACCCAGGAAACTTCCGAGAAACGATGATGCGTTGTTAGCAGACATAGAGAGTATGATAGTaacagaagaagaaatagaaaaagaaacgCCCAAGCCGAAGCCACGGAAAACAGAGTCTTTGGTGAAGAAAATTAATAGAGAAGCATCAGAAGAGGCCCATAAAAGATCTACTGAGTTTCTTACTGCTACAAATGCGACTGCTGAAACTATCACACCCCCTCCTTCTCCTATACCAGAGCCTTTACGAAAAACTCCCGCTAAGTTACCGGCCGAAAAAGACGATAAGGTAGAgcattcaaatttaataaaaattttagagaaGTTTAGTatggaaaataaacaaaataaaaataagaacgAAAATAATTTACCAAAGAATAGCAGCAGTAATGAATCTTCTCTGACACCTTCGTTagtggaatttgaaaaaaacttggCCAATTCTGTTGAAGACTGCATCAAAGcggaaaatataaacaaaaatattgatgataagAACTTGAATAATAACGAGAAGAAAATTGTTAAGGAAATTATAACTTGA